One part of the Chryseobacterium sp. 7 genome encodes these proteins:
- a CDS encoding ferredoxin--NADP reductase, translated as MEQQIYKGKLIQFHPLKIAKKEELTKNTFSLEFEIPENVKENFKFEAGQFVSIRFQSHGKEVINDYSMTSAPYEEKICLGIKVNSPDGATSQLFHNYNEGDMLWVSEPAGRFTIVSKPSEFRTIVAFAAGIGITPILSHFKNILHNEPRTRLFLFFGNKSSDELVYRDQLDNLARTCGDRLQIFYFFSREKTADQFFYGRLDEKKLALIINQILHLDDTDEESTIWDAVDEVLICGKGEMIKTLANACYHHGIPKKNIHFELFEEFNDDIYPVEKEFPLIENIEVEFTMLGKKYTTQLADNKDKLLQQLLIQKFPVPYSCKSGICGSCECSLEEGEVELLENEYLTEKEEEQGHILACMSIVKSKKIKLNFDLS; from the coding sequence ATGGAACAACAAATCTATAAAGGGAAACTGATACAGTTTCATCCGTTAAAAATAGCGAAAAAGGAAGAGCTGACCAAAAATACTTTTTCTCTGGAGTTTGAAATTCCTGAGAATGTAAAGGAAAATTTCAAGTTTGAAGCAGGGCAGTTCGTCAGTATACGATTTCAATCACATGGAAAAGAGGTTATTAATGATTATTCAATGACTTCGGCTCCTTATGAGGAAAAAATATGTTTGGGGATAAAGGTTAATTCTCCTGATGGCGCGACTTCGCAGTTATTTCATAACTATAATGAAGGCGATATGCTGTGGGTGAGTGAGCCCGCAGGAAGATTTACCATTGTATCAAAACCCAGCGAATTCAGGACCATTGTGGCCTTTGCTGCCGGTATAGGGATTACTCCTATTTTAAGTCACTTTAAAAATATTCTTCATAACGAACCAAGAACGCGGCTGTTTTTATTCTTTGGGAATAAAAGCTCAGATGAGCTTGTTTATCGTGATCAGCTGGATAATCTTGCCAGAACCTGTGGTGACAGACTTCAGATATTTTATTTTTTTTCAAGGGAAAAAACAGCAGACCAGTTTTTTTATGGGAGGCTGGATGAAAAGAAACTGGCTCTCATCATCAATCAGATCCTTCATTTGGATGATACAGACGAAGAATCTACCATTTGGGATGCAGTAGATGAAGTGCTGATCTGTGGAAAAGGGGAAATGATTAAAACATTAGCTAATGCCTGCTATCACCATGGAATTCCGAAAAAGAATATTCATTTTGAGCTTTTTGAAGAATTTAATGATGATATTTATCCTGTAGAAAAAGAATTTCCTTTGATTGAAAATATTGAGGTGGAATTTACCATGCTTGGAAAAAAATATACTACCCAGCTTGCTGATAATAAGGATAAATTGTTGCAACAGCTTCTTATTCAGAAATTTCCGGTTCCTTATTCATGTAAGTCAGGGATTTGTGGAAGTTGTGAATGTTCTTTAGAAGAAGGGGAAGTGGAACTGCTGGAGAATGAATATCTTACCGAAAAAGAAGAAGAACAGGGACATATTTTAGCTTGCATGTCTATTGTGAAAAGTAAAAAAATAAAGCTTAACTTTGATCTTAGTTGA
- a CDS encoding TrmH family RNA methyltransferase, with amino-acid sequence MLTAHTIKVLQSLDKKKFRQKYNLFLVEGNKIICELFNSNIKIKEILSTDPQKLDRTDIPITHISENELKKISFLKTPKDSVAVCYLVEEEKLEDKNIQLVLDGIQDPGNLGTIIRLADWFGIEQIICSEDTVDVYNPKVIQATMGSFTRVNMVYTDLAAYLSATENVNIGTDMEGENIYTFQKPEKINLILGNEGNGMRPETETLLQKSISIPRFGKSQSTESLNVSMAAGIILGQLFSK; translated from the coding sequence ATGCTTACAGCTCATACAATAAAAGTTTTACAATCTTTAGATAAAAAGAAGTTCAGACAAAAATACAATTTGTTTTTGGTTGAAGGTAATAAAATCATTTGTGAACTTTTTAATTCTAACATTAAAATTAAGGAAATATTGTCAACGGATCCACAAAAATTGGACCGTACTGATATTCCTATTACCCATATCTCTGAAAATGAATTAAAAAAAATTAGTTTTCTTAAAACCCCAAAAGATTCTGTAGCGGTATGTTATCTTGTCGAAGAAGAAAAACTGGAGGATAAGAATATACAGCTGGTTTTGGATGGGATACAGGATCCCGGAAATTTGGGAACCATTATACGTTTGGCAGACTGGTTCGGAATCGAGCAGATTATTTGCAGCGAAGATACCGTAGATGTTTACAACCCGAAAGTGATACAGGCGACAATGGGTTCTTTCACCAGAGTAAATATGGTTTATACTGATCTTGCAGCATATCTTTCTGCAACAGAAAATGTAAATATCGGAACAGATATGGAAGGGGAGAACATCTATACTTTTCAGAAACCAGAAAAGATCAATCTTATTTTAGGAAACGAAGGAAACGGAATGAGGCCGGAAACAGAGACGCTTCTACAGAAGAGTATCAGCATTCCAAGGTTTGGAAAATCCCAGTCTACAGAAAGCCTGAATGTATCAATGGCTGCAGGGATTATTTTAGGACAGTTATTTTCAAAATAG
- a CDS encoding phosphoribosyl-ATP pyrophosphatase: MGRKYESIEELRRKKKLLQGEISDLENLLTFKNTKESLSAFTNGLSDQYLQEKIDEDGDEKVVLRKDVIAKQLTSEVKDLLISKNTAVGLASSAFKGGNITDSLVKLGVTAIVGNYAKKNMKSSNWKKKLIGAALIYLAPIALKYVRKKMEVYQKNKSVSSLEQLI; this comes from the coding sequence ATGGGCAGAAAATACGAGAGCATAGAAGAATTAAGAAGAAAGAAAAAACTGCTTCAGGGTGAAATAAGTGATCTTGAAAATCTTCTTACCTTCAAAAATACAAAAGAAAGCTTAAGTGCATTTACCAATGGTTTAAGTGATCAGTATCTTCAGGAAAAGATAGATGAAGACGGTGATGAAAAAGTAGTTCTGAGAAAGGATGTCATTGCCAAACAGCTTACTTCAGAGGTAAAAGACCTTCTGATTAGTAAAAACACAGCGGTAGGACTTGCCAGTTCTGCTTTCAAAGGCGGGAATATTACAGACAGTCTTGTAAAGCTGGGCGTTACGGCTATCGTAGGAAATTATGCCAAAAAGAATATGAAAAGCTCCAACTGGAAGAAAAAACTGATTGGCGCTGCATTAATCTATCTTGCTCCTATAGCATTGAAATATGTCAGAAAAAAGATGGAAGTATATCAGAAAAACAAAAGTGTTTCAAGTTTGGAACAATTGATCTAA
- the porQ gene encoding type IX secretion system protein PorQ — translation MKKIIIFSLFLSGIVSYAQTGTNVYPFLNVPVSARQAALGGDAISVRDYDVSFAIANPSLLNKDSDKQLSVNATAYLADSKYGTIAYAKDFENGHMATINARYMSYGSIPRTDESGFENGEFKASDVAIGAGYAYQFEEDWTIGGGINFITSKIDNYTSSAISGTAGITYHNKKNKEVLSLVMRNFGFQLKSFNGTRENLPFRVDLGYTRIIKNFPLAITITAHDLQKFDISSEENLDGQKVGAGRKIADHFSLGAELFPEKNFNIRLGYNVKRGNELAVADQRNFSGLSAGFGVKVSRFRIDYAHIRYHNSSNVNQIGISMDLSSHRGE, via the coding sequence TTGAAGAAAATTATCATTTTTTCATTATTTCTATCAGGAATTGTTTCTTATGCGCAAACAGGAACAAATGTATATCCGTTCTTAAATGTACCTGTATCTGCAAGACAGGCTGCTTTGGGTGGAGATGCAATTTCGGTGAGAGATTATGATGTTTCCTTTGCTATTGCAAACCCTTCCCTGTTAAATAAAGATTCTGACAAACAGCTTTCCGTAAACGCAACAGCTTATCTTGCAGATTCGAAATACGGTACTATTGCTTATGCCAAAGACTTTGAAAATGGCCATATGGCTACCATCAATGCCAGGTATATGAGCTATGGAAGTATTCCGAGAACGGATGAAAGCGGTTTTGAAAACGGAGAGTTCAAAGCTTCGGATGTAGCCATTGGTGCAGGCTATGCCTACCAGTTTGAGGAAGACTGGACAATTGGTGGAGGCATTAATTTCATTACCTCAAAAATTGATAATTACACTTCTTCCGCTATTTCAGGAACAGCGGGGATTACCTATCATAATAAAAAGAATAAAGAAGTGCTTTCTCTTGTGATGAGAAACTTTGGTTTCCAGCTGAAATCTTTTAACGGGACAAGGGAAAATCTTCCTTTCAGAGTAGATCTTGGATACACCAGAATTATTAAGAACTTCCCTCTTGCCATCACAATTACCGCACACGATCTCCAAAAGTTTGATATTTCTTCAGAAGAGAATCTGGACGGGCAAAAAGTAGGTGCCGGCAGAAAGATTGCAGACCACTTTTCATTGGGAGCAGAATTGTTTCCGGAAAAGAATTTCAATATCAGATTGGGCTATAATGTAAAAAGAGGAAATGAACTGGCTGTAGCAGATCAGAGAAACTTCTCGGGACTTTCTGCAGGATTTGGAGTAAAAGTTTCCAGATTCCGTATAGATTACGCCCACATAAGATATCACAACTCTTCGAATGTCAATCAGATAGGTATTTCTATGGATCTTTCCAGCCACAGAGGAGAATAA
- a CDS encoding TlpA family protein disulfide reductase, with protein sequence MKKIILSTLLLTALYSCKKEGQKTENTAGANSVSVSQTTDSEGSTALPKELSPESVSQHLAKNNDTLYVTNFFATWCGPCMKEIPSFKSKMEELKGKPVKFTFVNLDDKAEWAGAVKNFATENKLGGNIILLDGQKLDQNFFHHNFKQWDGGSIPFTFMRKGDKTDEYLGMMTEDVLNSKIDSFLK encoded by the coding sequence ATGAAGAAGATAATTTTATCCACGTTACTTCTTACTGCACTGTACAGCTGTAAAAAAGAAGGTCAGAAAACTGAAAATACAGCAGGTGCGAACTCTGTTTCTGTATCTCAAACTACAGATTCGGAAGGAAGTACGGCTCTTCCTAAAGAACTTTCTCCTGAAAGTGTAAGTCAGCATTTAGCAAAAAATAATGATACTCTATACGTAACTAATTTTTTTGCAACCTGGTGTGGGCCATGTATGAAAGAAATTCCAAGTTTTAAAAGTAAAATGGAGGAATTGAAGGGGAAACCTGTAAAATTCACTTTCGTAAACCTTGATGATAAGGCAGAATGGGCTGGTGCTGTGAAAAATTTTGCTACAGAAAATAAACTGGGAGGAAACATTATTTTACTGGACGGACAAAAATTAGATCAAAACTTCTTCCATCATAATTTCAAACAATGGGACGGTGGTTCTATTCCTTTCACTTTCATGAGAAAAGGAGATAAAACTGATGAGTATCTGGGAATGATGACGGAAGATGTATTGAATTCAAAAATCGATTCTTTCTTAAAATAA
- a CDS encoding vancomycin high temperature exclusion protein encodes MICFCNVWVFGLTNGRTYTKISKIPPREIALVLGTSPKMRSGKSNPYFTKRMDAAALLYHHGKIKKIIVSGEKSKGYNEPAAMKNYLINQEGVPEDIIVEDPKGFNTYKSILRCKDVYKKKNVIIVSQGFHNLRALFFARNNDMNALGFDAQDVSKPESFYRNQTREILARVIAVVYFILGVSPD; translated from the coding sequence ATGATATGCTTCTGTAATGTGTGGGTTTTTGGGCTTACCAACGGAAGAACGTATACCAAAATCTCAAAAATTCCGCCCAGGGAAATCGCTTTGGTTCTGGGAACATCCCCTAAAATGAGATCCGGAAAATCTAATCCTTATTTCACGAAAAGAATGGATGCTGCGGCCCTTCTTTACCATCATGGAAAGATCAAGAAAATTATCGTAAGCGGGGAGAAAAGTAAAGGCTACAATGAACCGGCAGCTATGAAAAACTATCTGATCAATCAGGAAGGGGTTCCGGAAGATATTATTGTGGAAGATCCGAAAGGCTTCAATACCTATAAAAGTATTCTTCGCTGCAAGGATGTTTATAAAAAGAAAAACGTGATTATCGTATCTCAGGGATTTCATAATCTGAGGGCGCTGTTTTTTGCAAGAAACAATGATATGAATGCATTAGGTTTTGATGCACAGGATGTCTCGAAGCCGGAAAGCTTCTACAGAAACCAGACGAGGGAAATCCTCGCCCGGGTAATTGCTGTAGTGTATTTTATTTTAGGCGTTTCTCCAGATTAG
- the pyrH gene encoding UMP kinase, whose amino-acid sequence MKYKRILLKLSGEALMGNRQYGIDTERLQEYASEIKKVVEKGCEVAIVIGGGNIFRGVAGAAKGMDRVQGDYMGMLATVINGMALQGALEDAGIKTRLQSAIEMDKVAEPFIKRRAVRHLEKGRVVIFGAGTGNPYFTTDTAATLRAIEIGADVILKGTRVDGIYDSDPEKNADAVKYNSLSFDEVFEKNLKVMDMTAFTLSHENKLPIIVFDMNKDGNLEKIIDGENVGTLVNL is encoded by the coding sequence ATGAAATATAAAAGAATCCTTCTGAAGCTAAGCGGTGAGGCCTTAATGGGAAACAGACAATACGGTATTGATACTGAAAGACTGCAGGAATATGCATCTGAGATCAAAAAAGTAGTTGAAAAAGGCTGTGAAGTAGCGATCGTGATTGGAGGAGGAAATATCTTCCGTGGTGTAGCAGGAGCTGCAAAAGGGATGGACAGAGTGCAGGGTGATTATATGGGAATGCTTGCCACTGTAATTAATGGTATGGCACTACAGGGAGCATTGGAAGATGCAGGAATCAAGACAAGACTTCAGTCTGCTATCGAAATGGATAAAGTGGCTGAACCTTTCATCAAAAGAAGAGCGGTAAGACACCTTGAAAAAGGAAGAGTCGTAATCTTCGGAGCCGGTACAGGAAACCCTTATTTTACTACAGATACAGCAGCTACACTAAGAGCAATCGAAATCGGAGCTGATGTGATCCTAAAAGGAACAAGAGTAGACGGAATCTACGACAGTGATCCTGAAAAGAACGCTGATGCCGTGAAATACAATTCATTATCTTTCGATGAAGTATTCGAGAAAAACCTTAAAGTAATGGATATGACAGCATTTACTTTAAGCCACGAAAATAAATTGCCAATCATTGTATTCGATATGAATAAAGATGGGAATTTAGAGAAAATTATAGACGGAGAAAATGTAGGTACATTGGTTAATTTATAA
- a CDS encoding iron ABC transporter permease, producing the protein MSKRFKILCLLFVIAILVSAVINLNTGFLSLSFQDFFQESAHSQIAEIRINRVLVMMLAGISIPTSGFLMQEYFQNPLAGPDILGITSVASLSVAFYIFFSHHILLPEFLQNSFLSLSAIGGSLLLMLILLSMSNRFQDKSYLIIFGFLVSAFAGAIVSLLQFYAENQSLKNYILWSFGANNMVTRNQIYVLFILVSIGMFICFKAIKPLIGNSLGNSYAQSLGVNLKQLKLLIIVASSLLSASVTAFLGPILFIGIIVPHFCRLVYNPSKLWQQWILNMFLGILIMLFFSIIAEKTQIPLNVISSVFGIPVILMMLLKQNRV; encoded by the coding sequence ATGTCAAAAAGATTTAAAATCCTGTGTTTGTTATTTGTGATTGCCATTCTTGTAAGCGCTGTCATTAATCTGAACACAGGATTTTTAAGTTTAAGCTTCCAGGATTTCTTTCAGGAGTCTGCTCATAGCCAGATTGCCGAAATCCGTATTAACAGGGTTCTGGTCATGATGCTGGCTGGAATTTCAATTCCCACTTCAGGTTTTCTGATGCAGGAATATTTCCAAAATCCGCTGGCAGGACCTGATATACTGGGAATTACTTCAGTTGCCAGTCTGTCGGTTGCCTTTTATATTTTCTTTTCTCACCATATTTTACTCCCTGAATTTTTACAGAACAGCTTCCTTAGCCTATCGGCCATTGGAGGAAGTTTGCTGTTAATGTTGATACTACTGTCCATGTCGAATAGATTTCAGGACAAATCCTATCTTATTATTTTCGGATTCCTGGTATCTGCTTTTGCCGGTGCCATTGTATCTCTTCTTCAGTTTTATGCAGAAAATCAAAGCCTGAAAAACTATATTTTATGGTCTTTCGGAGCGAATAATATGGTGACGAGAAACCAGATTTATGTGCTCTTTATCTTAGTCTCAATTGGTATGTTTATCTGTTTCAAAGCTATAAAACCACTTATTGGAAACTCACTGGGTAATTCCTATGCTCAAAGTTTAGGTGTTAACCTGAAACAGTTAAAGCTTTTAATCATTGTTGCATCTTCTCTCCTATCAGCGTCTGTTACGGCATTTTTAGGCCCTATTTTATTTATCGGAATTATTGTTCCTCACTTCTGCAGACTCGTTTATAATCCTTCAAAATTATGGCAGCAATGGATTCTTAATATGTTTCTGGGAATACTGATCATGTTATTCTTCTCTATAATTGCTGAGAAAACACAGATCCCTTTGAATGTAATCAGTTCTGTATTCGGTATTCCTGTGATTCTGATGATGCTTTTGAAGCAGAATAGAGTTTAG
- a CDS encoding YtxH domain-containing protein translates to MSRKGNNTAGILAGLLAGAAAGVILGMLYAPEEGKETRKKIKTKANDLKDQAKNKYGEVSEKVKDQYGNISSTFKETASSVAHTVKDGYDKYKDQIVSKTADLAKDVEAELNDLKK, encoded by the coding sequence ATGTCTAGAAAAGGAAATAATACAGCAGGTATATTGGCAGGACTTCTTGCAGGTGCTGCAGCAGGTGTAATCTTAGGAATGTTATACGCACCGGAAGAAGGTAAAGAAACCAGAAAAAAAATCAAAACTAAAGCAAATGATCTTAAAGATCAGGCTAAAAATAAATACGGAGAGGTTTCTGAAAAAGTAAAAGACCAATATGGCAATATTTCTTCTACTTTCAAAGAAACGGCAAGCAGCGTAGCACATACTGTGAAAGACGGATATGATAAATACAAAGATCAGATTGTTTCTAAAACTGCAGATTTGGCAAAAGATGTAGAAGCGGAACTGAATGATCTAAAAAAATAA
- a CDS encoding BamA/TamA family outer membrane protein, with amino-acid sequence MSCKHYKNSPQKYYKIISFATFVGLLYACSTTKKVPEGEYLLTKNTLGFEDKREFFDEELKDYIQQKPNKKQFLFMPLSLLLYNMADTKYDTILNEYMTYPGEMRNQKLRDSLFLKYNMKSSVGKSLLFDRLLHNWGTAPVILDQTRSEKSAESIKKRLTYRGYWDADVTFKHSLDSASKKASVSYSIKHNEPTRIKDYFYNIPDQGIKGYYSSFLNKSLVRSGQILDQTVLEREVTRITEQMREFGFYRFNALNDEVYFVADSLKSRKQIPLTLEIHKDSLDTPYKIATFGNIDVAIVDEPRDYPKNTKKDSLRRIRFHTVNDKYKISSIWRAIIPDSKKVFDQSKLDVTKRNLLAMNNFSIVKARDSLRQGGITAPNDSIVDVLYVLKPLPKYEFKLGTDINYSQILNLGISPSVDLTTRNVFRGAENLSTSLSGTFGSIRSTKDIDKRVAAYEISAQASLNFPRLLLPINYYKLIPKRYTPTSSILLGASIQNNIGLGRLIFNTGLNYQASVNDQVYHKLTLFNTQVSLTKNKDAYYDYFVNDGKVKDEVFGNYFMFNPETQQTGQDYKDGKLTVDEVSKRILQNESYQASLNQQGKDLLTAFRGTLVNKDRQTQDVLISSMIYNFVYSEIGKKEYPNAFYFNGKVELAGNILSLFNKKDNGGGVVTSPQKTIFGLPYAQFVKFDIDARKYFKFNGNQTLVLRQFIGVGIPYGNSQDMPIIKSYFNGGSNDIRAWVAFGGLGPADSQVDERVRTYMTDNLKLTTNIEYRIPFNKTYEGALFTDIGNTWSLRNYNDGYGDEFKFNKFLKQVGIGSGFGLRLNIAYVTARIDLAYKIYDPNKPDGDRWRFKYFQPFKPTVNIAFGYPF; translated from the coding sequence ATGAGCTGTAAGCATTATAAGAATTCTCCTCAAAAATATTATAAAATTATCTCATTTGCAACATTTGTTGGTCTCCTTTATGCTTGTAGTACGACAAAAAAAGTTCCGGAAGGCGAATATCTGCTTACTAAGAACACTTTAGGGTTCGAGGATAAGAGAGAATTTTTCGATGAAGAACTGAAAGATTATATTCAGCAAAAGCCCAATAAAAAGCAATTTCTTTTCATGCCATTAAGTTTACTTCTGTATAACATGGCGGATACAAAATATGACACAATACTGAATGAGTATATGACGTATCCCGGTGAGATGAGAAATCAGAAACTGAGAGATTCTTTATTCCTTAAATATAATATGAAAAGCAGTGTTGGAAAAAGTCTGCTTTTTGATCGTTTATTGCATAATTGGGGCACAGCACCTGTCATTCTGGATCAGACAAGAAGTGAAAAAAGTGCTGAATCTATCAAGAAAAGACTTACCTACAGAGGATATTGGGATGCTGATGTGACCTTTAAGCATTCTCTGGATTCTGCTTCTAAAAAAGCGTCTGTAAGTTATTCCATCAAACATAACGAACCAACCCGTATTAAAGATTATTTTTACAATATTCCGGATCAGGGGATCAAAGGATATTACAGTTCTTTCTTAAATAAAAGTCTTGTGAGATCCGGGCAGATTCTTGACCAGACTGTTCTTGAAAGAGAGGTAACCAGAATTACCGAACAGATGAGGGAGTTTGGATTCTACAGGTTTAATGCATTGAATGATGAAGTGTATTTCGTGGCAGATTCTCTTAAAAGCAGAAAGCAGATTCCTTTAACGCTTGAAATTCATAAAGATTCTCTGGATACTCCTTATAAAATTGCTACTTTTGGAAATATTGATGTTGCCATTGTGGATGAACCCAGAGATTATCCTAAAAATACAAAGAAAGACAGCTTAAGAAGAATAAGATTCCATACGGTGAATGATAAATATAAAATCTCATCAATATGGAGAGCTATTATTCCGGACAGCAAAAAAGTATTTGACCAAAGCAAACTGGATGTTACCAAGAGAAATCTTTTGGCGATGAACAACTTTAGCATCGTTAAAGCAAGAGACTCTCTGAGACAAGGCGGAATTACTGCTCCTAACGACAGTATTGTGGATGTTTTATATGTACTGAAACCACTTCCTAAGTATGAATTTAAACTGGGAACAGATATCAATTATTCTCAGATCCTGAATCTGGGGATCTCTCCTTCAGTAGACCTTACTACCCGAAATGTTTTCAGAGGGGCAGAAAACCTTTCTACCAGCCTTTCAGGAACGTTTGGATCCATCAGAAGTACAAAAGATATTGATAAGAGAGTGGCTGCTTACGAAATATCCGCTCAGGCATCTTTGAATTTCCCAAGGTTGCTGCTTCCTATTAATTATTACAAATTAATTCCTAAAAGATATACCCCAACTTCTTCTATTTTGCTGGGAGCGTCTATACAGAACAATATCGGTTTGGGGAGACTTATTTTCAATACCGGATTAAATTATCAGGCCAGCGTAAATGATCAGGTATATCATAAGCTTACTTTATTCAACACCCAGGTCAGCTTAACTAAAAATAAAGATGCGTACTACGATTATTTTGTGAATGACGGAAAGGTAAAAGATGAAGTTTTCGGGAATTATTTTATGTTTAATCCGGAAACTCAGCAAACCGGGCAAGATTATAAAGACGGAAAACTTACCGTGGACGAAGTTTCCAAAAGGATTCTTCAGAATGAAAGTTATCAGGCCAGCCTTAATCAGCAGGGAAAAGATCTTTTAACGGCCTTCAGAGGAACTTTGGTTAATAAAGATAGACAGACACAGGACGTTCTAATTTCTTCCATGATTTACAACTTTGTATACAGCGAAATCGGGAAAAAAGAATATCCCAATGCATTTTACTTCAACGGGAAAGTTGAATTAGCCGGTAATATTCTAAGCTTATTCAACAAAAAAGATAATGGCGGTGGAGTTGTTACCAGTCCTCAAAAAACTATTTTCGGGTTACCTTATGCACAGTTTGTAAAGTTTGATATTGATGCCAGAAAATATTTCAAGTTTAATGGAAACCAAACCTTAGTGCTTCGTCAGTTTATCGGGGTTGGAATTCCGTATGGAAACTCTCAGGACATGCCGATTATCAAGTCTTATTTCAATGGAGGTTCTAATGATATCAGAGCTTGGGTTGCATTTGGAGGATTAGGTCCTGCAGATTCTCAGGTAGATGAAAGAGTGCGTACTTATATGACGGACAACTTAAAGCTTACCACCAATATTGAATACCGAATTCCATTCAACAAAACCTATGAAGGAGCTTTATTTACCGATATCGGAAACACATGGAGCCTTCGTAATTACAATGATGGATACGGAGATGAGTTTAAATTCAATAAATTCCTGAAACAGGTGGGAATTGGAAGTGGATTCGGATTAAGGCTAAATATTGCCTATGTAACGGCCAGAATTGACCTTGCTTACAAGATCTATGACCCGAATAAACCTGATGGAGACCGATGGAGATTCAAGTATTTCCAGCCATTCAAACCTACAGTTAATATCGCATTCGGATATCCTTTCTAA
- the cmk gene encoding (d)CMP kinase yields the protein MKKPVIAIDGYSSTGKSSISKIIADQLGLIHMDTGALYRGVTWYALQHCLNTNGEIDLNTLFNSFDQIRLEFKNNEGTLILFLNDTDISKEIRTNIVSDNVSLVAKQKEVRDFLLQSQRTLAEKGGVIMDGRDIGTVVLPNADYKFFLTASIDERTNRRFLELKGLGIEADKDQVKQNLIERDKIDSEREIAPLKQADDAIVIDNSELTKEETIELILSHIKKI from the coding sequence ATGAAAAAACCTGTAATTGCTATTGATGGGTACTCGTCTACCGGAAAAAGTTCTATCTCTAAAATCATTGCTGATCAACTGGGACTTATTCATATGGACACAGGGGCTCTTTACAGAGGAGTTACCTGGTATGCACTGCAGCACTGCCTTAACACAAATGGCGAAATTGATCTGAATACATTATTCAATTCTTTTGACCAGATCAGACTCGAGTTCAAAAACAATGAAGGGACACTTATTCTCTTCCTAAACGACACCGATATCTCTAAAGAAATCCGTACCAATATTGTCTCTGACAACGTAAGTCTTGTGGCCAAACAGAAAGAAGTAAGAGATTTTTTACTGCAGTCACAGCGCACTTTGGCAGAAAAAGGAGGTGTAATTATGGATGGACGTGACATTGGGACAGTAGTTCTGCCAAATGCGGACTATAAATTCTTTCTTACTGCCAGCATAGACGAAAGAACCAACAGAAGATTTCTGGAACTGAAAGGACTGGGAATAGAAGCAGATAAAGATCAGGTAAAGCAAAATCTTATAGAACGTGACAAAATCGACAGTGAGCGTGAAATAGCCCCATTGAAGCAGGCTGACGATGCTATTGTGATTGATAATTCGGAATTAACCAAAGAGGAAACTATAGAACTTATTTTATCTCACATCAAAAAGATTTAA
- a CDS encoding phage holin family protein, whose amino-acid sequence MIETIKEYASKRIDLLKIEATEKSSLSAGLITYFVVLLVAFAFFIILFNFGIAFLIGKALDNYSYGFLIVAAFYALVMAFVIAFKNKIVNTVADQVIKFLNH is encoded by the coding sequence ATGATAGAAACTATTAAAGAATATGCCTCCAAGAGAATAGATCTTCTGAAAATTGAAGCGACAGAAAAGTCGTCCCTTTCCGCTGGGCTCATCACTTACTTTGTAGTACTGCTTGTTGCTTTTGCTTTTTTTATTATCCTTTTCAATTTTGGAATTGCTTTTCTTATTGGCAAAGCACTGGATAATTACTCATACGGATTCTTAATTGTGGCTGCATTTTATGCACTGGTAATGGCGTTTGTGATTGCCTTCAAAAATAAGATTGTGAATACTGTTGCAGATCAGGTTATTAAATTTTTAAATCATTAA